A genomic segment from Malus domestica chromosome 05, GDT2T_hap1 encodes:
- the LOC103419160 gene encoding VQ motif-containing protein 1-like produces MSSVGRNQCVKVVIINTKYVETDAMSFKDVVQRLTGKDSRVAYEVQEPITKSPQYSLKEGANIGRTGNNVLESSNTSIASTMSRSNSSVLMRNISFKEFERLFREMPPMEEFLAEQDIL; encoded by the coding sequence ATGTCGAGTGTTGGTAGGAATCAGTGTGTGAAGGTTGTGATCATCAACACCAAGTACGTGGAGACGGATGCCATGAGCTTCAAAGATGTCGTACAAAGGCTAACTGGGAAGGATTCAAGGGTGGCATACGAAGTGCAGGAGCCGATTACAAAGAGCCCGCAGTACTCTTTGAAAGAGGGAGCCAATATTGGGAGGACGGGTAACAATGTTCTGGAATCATCAAATACTTCTATTGCTAGTACTATGTCTCGGAGTAATTCTTCAGTTTTGATGAGAAATATCTCGTTCAAAGAGTTCGAAAGATTGTTCAGAGAGATGCCTCCAATGGAGGAGTTTTTGGCTGAGCAAGATATTCTTTAG